The Streptomyces albofaciens JCM 4342 genome has a segment encoding these proteins:
- a CDS encoding purple acid phosphatase family protein, whose translation MDTPRVGIPEPLASRLSMPEQHEYLRTKLTRRGLLRTSAATAGAVAGGGLLAGPAQAASPTLLSSPATGAVHGSLVAPFGRHLAFGADPRHQMRVSWQVPFAVKRPFLRVGLRPWDLSRKIQAEVRDLHTPSLSKKLPAVDQYYLHAALDGLRPGTTYYYGVGHDGFDPADARHFGTLGTFRTAPARAERFVFTAFGDQGVSYHALANDQLILGQNPSFHLHAGDICYADPDGSGTDHDTYDARQWDQFLAQTESVAKTVPWMVTTGNHDMEAWYSPNGYGGQNARWTLPGNGPDAQNAPGVYSFTYGNVAVVALDANDVSYEIPANLGVTGGRQTKWLDRRLGELRATRGIDFIVVFFHHCAFSTTNSHASEGGVRDAWLPLFEKHQVDLVVNGHNHVYERTDAIKGGRVSKKVPIGETVDSTREGIVYVTAGGAGKSLYDFPVPDSYEGHVEDLDHVDTYHWAKGREKVKETVQWSQVRYTGYSFIAVEVLPGHRPRMKVTALAESGASVDRFEITRRR comes from the coding sequence ATGGACACACCACGCGTGGGCATTCCCGAACCGCTGGCGAGCCGCCTGAGCATGCCCGAGCAGCACGAGTACCTCCGGACGAAGCTGACCCGCCGCGGACTGCTGCGCACCTCCGCCGCCACGGCGGGCGCCGTCGCGGGCGGCGGGCTGCTGGCGGGCCCCGCCCAGGCCGCCTCCCCCACCCTGCTCTCCTCCCCCGCCACCGGCGCGGTCCACGGCTCGCTCGTCGCGCCGTTCGGCCGGCACCTGGCGTTCGGCGCGGATCCTCGGCACCAGATGCGCGTCTCGTGGCAGGTGCCGTTCGCGGTCAAGCGGCCGTTCCTGCGCGTGGGGCTGCGGCCGTGGGACCTGAGCCGGAAGATCCAGGCCGAGGTACGGGACCTGCACACGCCGTCGCTGAGCAAGAAGCTGCCCGCGGTGGACCAGTACTACCTGCACGCGGCGCTGGACGGGCTGCGGCCGGGCACCACGTACTACTACGGCGTCGGCCACGACGGCTTCGACCCCGCCGACGCCCGGCACTTCGGCACCCTCGGCACGTTCCGCACCGCCCCGGCCCGCGCCGAGCGGTTCGTCTTCACCGCCTTCGGCGACCAGGGCGTCAGCTACCACGCGCTCGCCAACGACCAGCTCATCCTGGGCCAGAACCCGTCCTTCCACCTGCACGCGGGCGACATCTGCTACGCGGACCCGGACGGCAGCGGCACCGACCACGACACCTACGACGCGCGCCAGTGGGACCAGTTCCTGGCGCAGACCGAATCGGTGGCCAAGACGGTGCCGTGGATGGTGACGACCGGCAACCACGACATGGAGGCGTGGTACTCCCCCAACGGGTACGGCGGCCAGAACGCGCGCTGGACCCTGCCGGGCAACGGGCCGGACGCGCAGAACGCGCCGGGCGTCTACTCCTTCACGTACGGGAACGTCGCCGTCGTCGCGCTCGACGCCAACGACGTCTCGTACGAGATCCCCGCCAACCTCGGCGTGACCGGCGGCAGGCAGACGAAGTGGCTGGACCGCAGGCTCGGCGAGCTGCGCGCCACCCGGGGGATCGACTTCATCGTGGTGTTCTTCCACCACTGCGCCTTCTCCACCACCAACTCGCACGCCTCGGAGGGCGGGGTGCGCGACGCGTGGCTGCCGCTGTTCGAGAAGCACCAGGTGGACCTGGTGGTCAACGGCCACAACCACGTCTACGAGCGGACCGACGCGATCAAGGGCGGCCGGGTCTCCAAGAAGGTGCCGATCGGCGAGACGGTGGACTCCACGCGCGAGGGCATCGTGTACGTGACCGCCGGCGGCGCGGGCAAGTCGCTCTACGACTTCCCGGTGCCGGACAGCTACGAGGGCCACGTCGAGGACCTCGACCACGTGGACACCTACCACTGGGCCAAGGGCCGGGAGAAGGTCAAGGAGACGGTGCAGTGGTCGCAGGTGCGCTACACCGGCTACTCCTTCATCGCCGTCGAGGTCCTGCCGGGCCACCGGCCGCGGATGAAGGTCACCGCGCTCGCCGAGTCCGGTGCGAGCGTCGACCGCTTCGAGATCACGCGGCGCCGCTGA
- a CDS encoding proline dehydrogenase family protein: MLGPVLLAAARSDSIRRIVSAAPVTRPVVDRFVAGERLDASMAAVRSLADRGMEVTLDHLGEDITDPAEALRNRDAYLQLTAALKDLGLGERAEMSVKLSAFGQALPGGHDLALKNVTPVVEAAAEAGTTVTLDMEDHTTVDSTLAILRELRARFPQTGAVLQSYLFRTEDDCHALAGEGSRVRLVKGAYKEPATVAFQDKREVDKAYVRCLKILMAGEGYPMIGSHDPRMVAIGQELARRFGRKPAEYEFQMLYGIRESEQQRLVAEGHRMRVYIPYGTDWYGYFMRRLAERPANLAFFLRSLVTKG, encoded by the coding sequence GTGCTGGGTCCCGTGCTTCTCGCAGCAGCGCGCAGCGACAGCATCCGCCGTATCGTTTCGGCCGCTCCGGTCACCCGCCCGGTCGTGGACCGTTTCGTGGCCGGCGAGCGGCTGGACGCGTCCATGGCCGCCGTCCGGTCCCTGGCGGACCGCGGCATGGAGGTCACCCTCGATCACCTCGGCGAGGACATCACCGACCCGGCCGAGGCGCTGCGCAACCGCGACGCCTACCTCCAGCTGACCGCCGCCCTGAAGGACCTGGGCCTCGGCGAGCGCGCCGAGATGTCGGTCAAGCTCTCCGCCTTCGGGCAGGCGCTGCCCGGCGGCCACGACCTGGCGCTGAAGAACGTCACCCCGGTCGTCGAGGCCGCCGCCGAGGCCGGCACCACGGTTACCTTGGACATGGAGGACCACACCACGGTCGACTCCACCCTGGCGATCCTCCGCGAGCTGCGCGCCCGCTTCCCGCAGACCGGCGCGGTGCTCCAGTCCTACCTGTTCCGCACCGAGGACGACTGCCACGCGCTGGCCGGGGAAGGCTCCCGTGTGCGCCTGGTCAAGGGCGCCTACAAGGAGCCCGCGACGGTCGCGTTCCAGGACAAGCGGGAGGTCGACAAGGCATATGTACGCTGCCTGAAGATCCTGATGGCGGGCGAGGGCTACCCGATGATCGGGTCGCACGACCCGCGGATGGTGGCGATAGGCCAGGAGCTGGCCCGCCGCTTCGGCCGCAAGCCCGCCGAGTACGAATTCCAGATGCTCTACGGCATCCGCGAGTCCGAGCAGCAGCGCCTGGTCGCGGAAGGCCACCGGATGCGCGTCTACATCCCGTACGGCACGGACTGGTACGGCTACTTCATGCGGCGCCTCGCCGAGCGCCCCGCCAACCTCGCGTTCTTCCTGCGCTCGCTCGTCACCAAGGGCTGA
- a CDS encoding branched-chain amino acid aminotransferase — translation MTTPTIELKPSAHPLPAAEREKILASPGFGRYFTDHMVTIKWTEGRGWHDAQLVPYAPLSMDPANMTLHYAQTIFEGLKAYRQPDGTVATFRPDANARRFQASARRLGMPELPVETFIEACDALVRQDKNWVPASGEESLYLRPFMIASEVGLGVRPANEYLFIVIASPAGAYFTGGVKPVSVWLSQEYVRAVRGGTGAAKTGGNYAASLVAQAQAAQHGCDQVVWLDAIERRWIEEMGGMNLYFVYGNKIVTPELSGSLLPGITRDSLLKIATDLGYEAAEGRISVEDWKAATEDGSLTEAFACGTAAVITPVGSVKSEAASWTVGDGKPGEVTMKLRKALLDLQTGATADTHGWMHPLG, via the coding sequence ATGACGACGCCCACGATCGAGCTCAAGCCCTCCGCCCACCCGCTGCCCGCCGCGGAGCGGGAGAAGATCCTGGCCAGCCCCGGCTTCGGCCGGTACTTCACCGACCACATGGTGACGATCAAGTGGACGGAGGGCCGCGGCTGGCACGACGCCCAGCTGGTGCCGTACGCGCCGCTGTCCATGGACCCGGCCAACATGACGCTGCACTACGCGCAGACGATCTTCGAGGGCCTGAAGGCGTACCGCCAGCCCGACGGCACCGTCGCCACCTTCCGCCCGGACGCCAACGCCCGCCGCTTCCAGGCCTCCGCCCGCCGCCTGGGCATGCCCGAACTGCCCGTCGAGACCTTCATCGAGGCCTGCGACGCCCTGGTCCGGCAGGACAAGAACTGGGTGCCCGCCTCCGGTGAGGAATCGCTCTACCTGCGCCCCTTCATGATCGCGAGCGAGGTCGGCCTGGGCGTCCGGCCCGCCAACGAGTACCTGTTCATCGTCATCGCCTCGCCGGCCGGCGCTTACTTCACCGGCGGCGTCAAGCCGGTCTCCGTCTGGCTGTCGCAGGAGTACGTGCGCGCCGTGCGCGGGGGCACCGGCGCCGCCAAGACCGGCGGCAACTACGCCGCCTCCCTCGTCGCCCAGGCCCAGGCCGCCCAGCACGGCTGCGACCAGGTCGTCTGGCTGGACGCGATCGAGCGCCGCTGGATCGAGGAAATGGGCGGCATGAACCTGTACTTCGTGTACGGGAACAAGATTGTCACCCCGGAGCTCTCCGGTTCCCTCCTCCCCGGCATCACCCGCGACTCCCTCCTGAAGATCGCCACCGACCTCGGCTACGAGGCCGCCGAGGGCCGCATCTCCGTCGAGGACTGGAAGGCCGCCACCGAGGACGGCTCCCTGACCGAGGCCTTCGCCTGCGGCACCGCCGCCGTCATCACCCCCGTCGGCTCGGTCAAGTCCGAGGCCGCCTCCTGGACCGTCGGCGACGGCAAGCCCGGCGAGGTCACCATGAAGCTCCGCAAGGCCCTCCTGGACCTCCAGACGGGGGCTACGGCGGACACGCACGGGTGGATGCATCCGCTCGGCTGA
- a CDS encoding Uma2 family endonuclease, with protein sequence MTALAHETPWGFAPEPSGQEVPRPDLDEVLWQAWEAMELPEGFHAEIIEGFIEVSPTGCYAHSQIANKLRRAADKYLADGPYAGHQDTNVIHDRKVWIPDVIIALEDFEAQDVIEHGVGVKASAVEVAVEVVSPGHNSVTRDRVRKRRAYARAGIPVYVLVDDHDLRGIVTVFTSPMPEKGDYAAEHRVPYGTDITIPEGPAKGFVIGEAITGPPRADR encoded by the coding sequence ATGACTGCTCTTGCCCATGAGACCCCCTGGGGCTTCGCCCCCGAACCGTCCGGCCAGGAGGTTCCCAGGCCGGATCTGGATGAGGTCCTGTGGCAGGCGTGGGAAGCCATGGAACTCCCCGAGGGCTTCCACGCTGAGATCATCGAGGGGTTCATCGAGGTGTCGCCGACAGGCTGTTACGCGCACAGCCAGATCGCCAACAAGCTGCGCCGCGCCGCGGACAAATATTTGGCCGACGGACCGTACGCGGGTCACCAGGACACTAATGTGATCCACGACCGCAAGGTCTGGATTCCCGACGTGATCATTGCTCTTGAGGATTTCGAAGCGCAGGACGTCATCGAACACGGAGTCGGCGTCAAAGCGTCCGCTGTCGAGGTGGCCGTCGAAGTGGTCTCCCCTGGCCACAACAGCGTCACGCGCGACCGCGTCCGCAAGCGCCGCGCCTACGCCCGTGCCGGCATCCCCGTCTATGTCCTCGTCGACGACCATGATCTCCGCGGCATCGTCACCGTGTTCACCTCCCCCATGCCCGAGAAGGGCGACTACGCCGCCGAACACCGCGTCCCCTACGGCACCGACATCACCATCCCCGAAGGCCCCGCCAAGGGCTTCGTCATCGGCGAGGCGATCACCGGCCCCCCACGCGCCGACCGCTGA
- the serA gene encoding phosphoglycerate dehydrogenase — protein MSSKPVVLIAEELSPATVDALGPDFEIRHCNGADRAELLPAIADVDAILVRSATKVDAEAIAAARKLKVIARAGVGLDNVDVSAATKAGVMVVNAPTSNIVTAAELACGLLIATARNIPQANTALKNGEWKRSKYTGVELSEKVLGVVGLGRIGVLVAQRMSAFGMKIVAYDPYVQPARAAQMGVKLVSLDELLEVSDFITVHLPKTPETIGLIGDDALRKVKPTVRVVNAARGGIVDETALASALKEGRVAGAGLDVYATEPCTDSPLFEFDQVVATPHLGASTGEAQEKAGIAVAKSVRLALAGELVPDAVNVQGGVIAEDVKPGLPLAERLGRIFTALAGEVAVRLDVEVYGEITQHDVKVLELSALKGVFEDVVAETVSYVNAPLFAQERGVEVRLTTSSESAEHRNVVTVRGTLAGGDEISISGTLAGNKNQQKIVAVGEHSIDLALADHMAFLRYGDRPGVVGTLGRILGEAGINIAGMQVSRADAGGEALVALTVDDTIPTAVLGEIAEEIGATSARAVNLAD, from the coding sequence GTGAGCTCGAAACCTGTCGTTCTGATCGCCGAGGAACTCTCGCCGGCCACCGTCGACGCCCTGGGCCCGGACTTCGAGATCCGGCACTGCAACGGCGCCGACCGCGCCGAGCTGCTGCCCGCCATCGCCGATGTCGACGCGATCCTCGTACGCAGCGCCACCAAGGTGGACGCCGAGGCCATCGCCGCCGCCCGCAAGCTGAAGGTCATCGCCCGCGCCGGCGTCGGCCTGGACAACGTCGACGTGTCCGCCGCCACCAAGGCCGGCGTGATGGTCGTCAACGCGCCGACCTCCAACATCGTCACCGCCGCCGAGCTGGCCTGCGGCCTGCTGATCGCCACCGCCCGCAACATCCCGCAGGCGAACACCGCCCTGAAGAACGGGGAGTGGAAGCGCAGCAAGTACACCGGCGTCGAGCTGTCCGAGAAGGTCCTCGGCGTGGTCGGCCTCGGCCGGATCGGCGTGCTGGTCGCGCAGCGGATGTCCGCCTTCGGCATGAAGATCGTCGCCTACGACCCGTACGTGCAGCCCGCCCGCGCCGCGCAGATGGGCGTCAAGCTGGTCTCCCTGGACGAGCTGCTGGAGGTCTCGGACTTCATCACCGTCCACCTCCCCAAGACCCCCGAGACCATCGGCCTGATCGGCGACGACGCGCTGCGCAAGGTCAAGCCGACGGTACGCGTCGTCAACGCCGCGCGCGGCGGCATCGTGGACGAGACCGCGCTCGCCAGCGCCCTCAAGGAGGGCCGGGTGGCCGGCGCCGGCCTGGACGTGTACGCCACCGAGCCCTGTACGGACTCCCCGCTGTTCGAGTTCGACCAGGTCGTCGCCACCCCGCACCTGGGCGCCTCGACCGGCGAGGCGCAGGAGAAGGCGGGCATCGCGGTCGCCAAGTCGGTGCGCCTGGCGCTGGCCGGCGAGCTGGTGCCGGACGCGGTCAACGTGCAGGGCGGCGTGATCGCCGAGGACGTCAAGCCGGGGCTGCCGCTGGCCGAGCGCCTCGGCCGGATCTTCACCGCGCTGGCCGGCGAGGTCGCGGTCCGCCTCGACGTCGAGGTGTACGGCGAGATCACCCAGCACGACGTCAAGGTGCTGGAACTGTCCGCGCTCAAGGGCGTGTTCGAGGACGTGGTCGCCGAGACCGTCTCGTATGTGAACGCCCCGCTGTTCGCGCAGGAGCGCGGCGTCGAGGTGCGCCTGACCACCAGCAGCGAGTCGGCCGAGCACCGCAACGTGGTCACGGTGCGCGGCACCCTGGCCGGCGGCGACGAGATCTCCATCTCCGGCACCCTGGCCGGCAACAAGAACCAGCAGAAGATCGTCGCGGTCGGCGAGCACTCCATCGACCTCGCGCTCGCCGACCACATGGCCTTCCTGCGCTACGGCGACCGCCCCGGCGTCGTCGGCACGCTCGGCCGGATCCTCGGCGAGGCGGGCATCAACATCGCGGGCATGCAGGTGTCCCGGGCCGACGCGGGCGGCGAGGCGCTGGTCGCGCTGACCGTGGACGACACGATCCCGACGGCGGTGCTGGGCGAGATCGCCGAGGAGATCGGCGCCACCTCGGCGCGCGCGGTCAACCTCGCGGACTGA
- the pruA gene encoding L-glutamate gamma-semialdehyde dehydrogenase has protein sequence MDAVTHVPAPYNEPVHGYAPGSPERARLEAKLKELAENPIELPMTINGEKRMGGGERFDVVQPHNHTAVLGTYANATRQDAQDAIDAALAAAPAWRAMSFDDRAAILLKAADLLSGPWRETIAASTMLGQSKTAQQAEIDAPCELVDFWRFNVHFARELLQEQPPIQPNGVWNRLDHRPLEGFVYAITPFNFTAIAGNLPTAPALMGNVVVWKPSPTQTHSAILLMQLLEEAGLPKGVINLVTGDGKEVSEVALPHPELAGVHFTGSTATFQYLWKAVGENITNYRSYPRLVGETGGKDFIVAHPTADPAILKTAITRGAFEYQGQKCSAASRAYIARSLWEGGFKDDLVAEVEGLTMGDVTDLSNFIGAVIDDRSFAKNKAAIDRAKQDPTCEIVAGGTYDDSVGYFVRPTVIVCSDPENEVFKTEYFGPIIAVHVYEDADFDTMLEQMESASAYALTGAVLAQDRQVLVEASEKLRFAAGNFYLNDRPTGSIVGQQPFGGGRASGTNDKAGSKFNLIRWMSPRAIKETMVAPTDYRYPHMG, from the coding sequence ATGGACGCCGTGACCCACGTCCCCGCCCCGTACAACGAGCCGGTGCACGGCTACGCACCGGGTTCCCCCGAGCGGGCGCGCCTGGAGGCCAAGCTCAAGGAGCTGGCCGAGAACCCCATCGAGCTGCCGATGACCATCAACGGCGAGAAGCGGATGGGCGGCGGCGAGCGGTTCGACGTCGTGCAGCCGCACAACCACACGGCGGTCCTCGGCACCTACGCCAACGCCACCCGCCAGGACGCCCAGGACGCCATCGACGCCGCCCTGGCCGCCGCCCCGGCCTGGCGCGCCATGTCCTTCGACGACCGCGCCGCGATCCTGCTCAAGGCCGCCGACCTGCTGTCCGGCCCGTGGCGCGAGACCATCGCCGCCTCCACGATGCTCGGCCAGTCCAAGACCGCCCAGCAGGCCGAGATCGACGCGCCCTGTGAGCTGGTGGACTTCTGGCGCTTCAACGTCCACTTCGCGCGCGAGCTGCTCCAGGAGCAGCCGCCCATCCAGCCGAACGGCGTCTGGAACCGCCTGGACCACCGCCCGCTGGAGGGCTTCGTCTACGCGATCACGCCCTTCAACTTCACCGCCATCGCCGGCAACCTGCCGACCGCGCCCGCCCTCATGGGCAACGTCGTCGTCTGGAAGCCGTCCCCGACGCAGACCCACTCCGCGATCCTGCTGATGCAGCTCCTGGAGGAGGCCGGCCTGCCCAAGGGCGTCATCAACCTGGTGACCGGCGACGGCAAGGAGGTCTCCGAGGTCGCGCTGCCGCACCCGGAGCTGGCCGGCGTCCACTTCACCGGCTCCACCGCCACCTTCCAGTACCTGTGGAAGGCGGTCGGCGAGAACATCACCAACTACCGCTCCTACCCGCGCCTGGTCGGCGAGACCGGCGGCAAGGATTTCATCGTCGCCCACCCGACCGCCGACCCGGCGATCCTGAAGACCGCCATCACCCGTGGCGCCTTCGAGTACCAGGGCCAGAAGTGCTCCGCGGCCTCCCGCGCCTACATCGCCCGCTCCCTGTGGGAGGGCGGCTTCAAGGACGACCTGGTCGCCGAGGTCGAGGGCCTGACCATGGGCGACGTCACCGACCTGTCGAACTTCATCGGCGCCGTCATCGACGACCGCTCCTTCGCCAAGAACAAGGCCGCGATCGACCGCGCCAAGCAGGACCCGACCTGCGAGATCGTCGCGGGCGGCACGTACGACGACTCGGTCGGCTACTTCGTGCGCCCGACCGTGATCGTCTGCTCCGACCCGGAGAACGAGGTCTTCAAGACCGAGTACTTCGGCCCGATCATCGCCGTTCACGTCTACGAGGACGCCGACTTCGACACGATGCTGGAGCAGATGGAGTCCGCCTCGGCGTACGCCCTGACCGGCGCCGTCCTGGCCCAGGACCGCCAGGTCCTCGTCGAGGCCTCGGAGAAGCTGCGCTTCGCGGCCGGCAACTTCTACCTCAACGACCGCCCCACCGGCTCCATCGTCGGCCAGCAGCCCTTCGGCGGCGGCCGCGCCTCCGGCACCAACGACAAGGCCGGCTCCAAGTTCAACCTCATCCGCTGGATGTCCCCCCGCGCCATCAAGGAAACGATGGTCGCCCCGACGGACTACCGGTACCCGCACATGGGCTGA
- a CDS encoding PRC and DUF2382 domain-containing protein, with the protein MNAPLGENPQDLTGKNVVDKQGTKVGSIQQIYRDDATDAPEWITVRTGLFGMKETFVPLAGARRVGDECQVPYTKDQIKDAPRIDADGHLEPGEEERLYRHYGIARPGTAPSGTVPGRTTTTTGAGMGTAGAAGAPGMRPPEERRRERAESRPLAGAGAGAMAMSRGRDTDARSKEQNPEMIISEERVELGTEAHEAGHARLRKHVTTEEVHRTVPVSHDEAHIVREKISDEERRTGRTGQQKLGDGEVEVTLYEEQAVVRKENVPVERIRLETERVTEQQEVNTEVHREEVEFDDGKGTGRRGRRDRGGPEQGRGMGPGPGR; encoded by the coding sequence ATGAACGCACCCCTGGGTGAGAACCCTCAGGATCTGACCGGCAAGAACGTGGTCGACAAGCAGGGCACCAAGGTGGGCTCGATCCAGCAGATATACCGGGACGACGCCACCGACGCGCCCGAGTGGATCACCGTGCGCACCGGTCTGTTCGGCATGAAGGAGACCTTCGTACCGCTCGCCGGCGCCCGGCGTGTGGGTGACGAGTGCCAGGTCCCGTACACCAAGGACCAGATCAAGGACGCGCCGCGGATCGACGCGGACGGCCACCTGGAACCGGGCGAGGAGGAGCGGCTGTACCGGCACTACGGGATAGCGCGTCCTGGGACAGCGCCCTCCGGCACGGTGCCTGGCCGCACCACGACGACCACCGGTGCCGGAATGGGCACCGCCGGAGCCGCCGGGGCGCCCGGCATGCGTCCGCCGGAGGAGCGCCGCCGGGAGCGGGCCGAGTCCAGGCCGCTGGCGGGCGCCGGGGCGGGTGCCATGGCCATGTCCCGCGGCCGGGACACCGACGCGCGCTCCAAGGAGCAGAACCCGGAGATGATCATTTCCGAGGAGCGCGTCGAGCTGGGCACCGAGGCGCACGAGGCCGGTCACGCGCGGCTGCGCAAGCATGTGACGACCGAGGAGGTGCACCGCACCGTACCGGTCAGCCACGACGAGGCCCATATCGTCCGCGAGAAGATCAGCGACGAAGAGCGCCGCACCGGCCGGACCGGGCAGCAGAAGCTCGGTGACGGCGAGGTCGAGGTCACGCTCTACGAGGAGCAGGCCGTCGTACGCAAGGAGAACGTGCCGGTCGAGCGGATCCGGCTGGAGACCGAGCGGGTCACCGAGCAGCAGGAGGTCAACACCGAAGTCCACCGGGAAGAGGTGGAGTTCGACGACGGCAAGGGCACCGGTCGGCGCGGCCGCCGCGACCGGGGCGGCCCGGAGCAGGGCCGCGGCATGGGGCCCGGGCCGGGCCGGTAG
- a CDS encoding PucR family transcriptional regulator yields the protein MRGDYQQLVDEISAALGAPATLEDRDFGLIAFGAHEGDDDLVMDPVRTRSILQRRSTAAVRAWFEAFGIARATTPLRIPPDPAAGVFKGRICLPVRHRGVVHGYVWLLDDGHLTDLELGGGGTPPDPRIEQAMESAAGIGALLAAEARAGAELGDLLRALLQSRPGERPSAAAALRDGLRSAADASLVVVAVTPWDVPEADQAPLPNLPGLLAACALPAANGAADGAESPHLALSAASSAPAARRAAPAPPPRATADAPSLAALVRLRSPSSLAAAHTVAEHLLRSPRAGGGLAPSGADSRTLPGAAGLGKPVRELAGLPIAWQEALAAARAARAEPRLGPVAEWDAIGSYRLLTGLPPAEPDATVRPLLTPAHSELARTAEVFLDCAGQAGRAAQALGIHRQTLYYRLGRVEKLTGLDLDEGGDRLLLHMALKTARL from the coding sequence ATGCGGGGCGATTACCAACAGCTCGTGGACGAGATCTCGGCCGCCCTGGGCGCCCCGGCCACCCTTGAGGACCGCGATTTCGGGCTGATCGCCTTCGGCGCCCATGAAGGCGACGACGACCTGGTGATGGACCCGGTACGGACCCGGTCGATCCTCCAGCGCCGCTCGACGGCGGCCGTACGGGCCTGGTTCGAGGCGTTCGGCATCGCCCGCGCGACGACCCCGCTGCGCATCCCGCCGGACCCGGCGGCCGGGGTCTTCAAGGGCCGCATCTGCCTGCCCGTTCGCCACCGCGGCGTCGTCCACGGCTACGTCTGGCTGCTGGACGACGGCCACCTGACCGACCTGGAGCTGGGCGGCGGCGGAACGCCGCCGGACCCGCGCATCGAGCAGGCGATGGAGTCGGCCGCGGGCATCGGCGCCCTGCTGGCGGCGGAGGCGCGCGCGGGCGCCGAGCTGGGCGACCTGCTGCGCGCGCTGCTCCAGTCGCGGCCCGGGGAGCGGCCCTCCGCGGCGGCGGCGCTGCGCGACGGGCTGCGCTCCGCCGCGGACGCGTCCCTGGTGGTGGTCGCGGTGACGCCGTGGGACGTCCCGGAAGCCGATCAGGCGCCGCTGCCCAATCTGCCGGGGCTGCTCGCCGCCTGCGCGCTGCCCGCCGCGAACGGGGCGGCGGACGGCGCCGAGTCCCCGCACCTGGCGCTGTCCGCCGCCTCGTCCGCCCCGGCGGCACGCCGCGCCGCTCCCGCCCCGCCACCGCGCGCGACCGCCGACGCCCCGTCCCTGGCGGCTCTCGTACGGCTGCGCTCGCCGTCCTCCCTCGCCGCGGCGCACACGGTGGCCGAGCACCTGCTGCGCTCCCCGCGCGCGGGCGGTGGCCTGGCGCCGTCCGGGGCCGATTCCCGTACGTTGCCGGGCGCCGCCGGGCTCGGTAAGCCCGTACGGGAGTTGGCCGGATTGCCCATCGCCTGGCAGGAGGCGCTCGCCGCGGCGCGGGCCGCGCGCGCCGAGCCGCGGCTGGGCCCGGTGGCCGAATGGGACGCGATCGGCTCGTACCGCCTGCTGACCGGCCTGCCGCCGGCCGAACCGGACGCGACCGTCCGTCCCCTGCTGACGCCCGCGCACAGTGAACTCGCCCGTACTGCCGAGGTGTTCCTCGACTGCGCGGGCCAGGCGGGCCGCGCCGCCCAGGCGCTCGGCATCCACCGCCAGACGCTCTACTACCGGCTCGGCCGCGTCGAGAAGCTGACCGGTCTGGACCTGGACGAGGGCGGGGACCGGCTGCTGCTGCACATGGCGCTGAAGACGGCGCGCTTGTGA
- a CDS encoding 3-isopropylmalate dehydrogenase, whose amino-acid sequence MSRSIRLAVIPGDGIGQEVVAQGLKVLGAVLPQDVKLETKEYDLGARRWHATGETLPDADLESLKEHDAILLGAIGDPSVPSGVLERGLLLKLRFAFDHYVNLRPSKLFPNTATPLAGRPDIDFVVVREGTEGPYTGNGGSLRTGTPHEVATEVSLNTAYGVERVVRDAYERAAARPRKKLTLVHKNNVLVHAGHMWKKIFDTVGQEYPQVATDYLHVDAATIFFVTQPERFDVIVTDNLFGDILTDLAAAVTGGIGLAASGNINPTGAFPSMFEPVHGSAPDIAGTGKADPTATVLSVALLLRHLGYEAEAARIESAVAADLEARGTAPRTTDEIGDALAARVAG is encoded by the coding sequence ATGTCTCGCAGCATTCGCCTCGCAGTGATTCCCGGTGACGGTATCGGCCAGGAGGTCGTCGCCCAAGGACTGAAGGTCCTCGGCGCGGTCCTCCCGCAGGACGTCAAGCTGGAAACCAAGGAGTACGACCTCGGCGCGCGGCGGTGGCACGCCACCGGCGAGACGCTGCCGGACGCGGACCTGGAGTCCCTCAAGGAGCACGACGCGATCCTGCTCGGCGCGATCGGCGACCCGTCCGTGCCCTCCGGCGTCCTGGAGCGCGGCCTGCTCCTGAAGCTGCGCTTCGCCTTCGACCACTACGTCAACCTGCGCCCGTCGAAGCTCTTCCCGAACACCGCGACGCCGCTCGCCGGCCGTCCCGACATCGACTTCGTCGTCGTCCGCGAGGGCACCGAGGGCCCGTACACGGGCAACGGCGGCAGCCTGCGCACCGGCACCCCGCACGAGGTCGCCACCGAGGTCAGCCTGAACACCGCGTACGGCGTGGAGCGGGTGGTCCGGGACGCGTACGAGCGGGCCGCCGCCCGGCCGCGCAAGAAGCTGACGCTGGTCCACAAGAACAACGTCCTGGTGCACGCCGGCCACATGTGGAAGAAGATCTTCGACACGGTGGGCCAGGAGTACCCCCAGGTCGCCACCGACTATCTGCACGTGGACGCCGCGACGATCTTCTTCGTCACCCAGCCCGAGCGGTTCGACGTGATCGTCACCGACAACCTCTTCGGCGACATCCTCACCGACCTCGCCGCCGCCGTGACCGGCGGCATCGGGCTGGCCGCCTCCGGCAACATCAACCCCACCGGCGCCTTCCCGTCCATGTTCGAGCCGGTGCACGGCTCGGCGCCGGACATCGCGGGCACCGGCAAGGCCGACCCGACGGCCACCGTGCTGTCCGTCGCCCTCCTCCTGCGCCACCTCGGGTACGAAGCCGAGGCGGCCCGCATCGAGAGCGCCGTCGCCGCCGACCTCGAAGCCCGCGGCACGGCTCCCCGCACCACCGACGAGATCGGCGACGCCCTCGCCGCCCGGGTGGCGGGCTGA